In Glandiceps talaboti chromosome 4, keGlaTala1.1, whole genome shotgun sequence, a single window of DNA contains:
- the LOC144433723 gene encoding melatonin receptor type 1A-like, whose product MGHSNTTDVISAQASMMKLPDVWVTQVVGTIEAIMAILALVGNVVFFAVILLKKQLRTYGNVYLANLSVTDILAAVFISAISSDSYFRRGWRFSRTFCVLHQKLHPGLLTISLMLSAGIALNRYVYVVHNEKYRRLTNKVSVAISLAICWIYPIILYSTGDINKSKYQPLVFRCRGYDTPLIKIYFIYGTNYIATAVVVVSYFLIFLFIRKSRRRIQAHDTNQQSSSSNNNSNNNNNKKSPNPQEVRMVKVLIAVFCLCLLGYLPFLILLNVYRALGTRPSPDTLLLLYPCMHIGGVINPILYGVSNKNVRKAYKELITGRIIYKPPTTTTHITNT is encoded by the coding sequence ATGGGGCATAGTAACACCACCGATGTGATATCAGCACAGGCTAGCATGATGAAGTTACCGGACGTCTGGGTAACCCAAGTTGTTGGTACCATCGAAGCCATCATGGCTATACTTGCCCTCGTTGGCAACGTGGTTTTCTTTGCGGTGATTCTGCTGAAGAAACAACTTCGTACATATGGTAACGTCTACTTGGCTAATCTCAGCGTAACTGATATACTTGCAGCAGTATTCATTTCTGCAATATCCAGCGACTCCTACTTTCGCCGTGGTTGGAGATTTTCAAGAACATTTTGCGTTCTCCATCAGAAACTGCATCCTGGCTTGTTAACAATATCCTTAATGCTCAGTGCCGGTATTGCCCTGAACAGATACGTGTATGTTGTCCACAACGAGAAATATCGTCGGCTTACCAACAAAGTGTCGGTGGCAATATCTCTGGCGATATGTTGGATTTATCCCATAATACTATACTCCACGGGTGACATTAATAAGTCGAAGTACCAGCCTCTTGTATTTAGGTGCCGAGGGTACGACACCCCTTTGATAAAGATATATTTTATCTACGGCACCAACTACATTGCAACCGCTGTTGTCGTTGTAAGTTATTTTCTGATATTCCTGTTCATACGTAAAAGTCGACGACGAATCCAGGCTCACGACACTAACCAGCaaagcagcagcagcaacaacaacagcaacaacaacaacaacaagaaaagTCCAAACCCACAAGAAGTGCGTATGGTAAAGGTCCTAATAGCCGTGTTCTGTCTTTGCCTCCTCGGTTACTTGCCGTTTTTAATCTTATTGAACGTTTACAGAGCGTTAGGCACGAGACCATCACCCGATACCCTATTGCTTTTGTACCCGTGCATGCACATCGGTGGCGTTATCAACCCGATCTTGTATGGTGTAAGCAACAAGAACGTTCGGAAAGCCTACAAAGAGTTGATAACAGGTCGAATAATCTACAAACCACCGACAACAACCACACATATTACAAATACTTGA
- the LOC144433721 gene encoding melatonin receptor type 1A-A-like → MDNTTYSNTTDIMPAQARMMKLPDVWITQVVGTIEAIMAILALVGNVVFVAVILLKKQLRTYGNVYLANLSVTDIIAAVFISAISSDSYFRRGWRFSRTFCVLHQKLHPGLLAISLMLSAAIALNRYVYVVHNEKYRRLTNKVSVAISLAICWIYPIILNAVGKSLYRPPIFRCQGTGTSLIKLYIIYFTYYIASAVVVVSYFLIFLFIRKSRRRIQAHGTNQQGNNQNNDNSKSPSPQEVRMLKVLLAVFCLCLLGYLPFVIVLNVYKELKMRAPPDVLLLLYPCMHIGGVMNPILYGVSNKNVRKAYMELVTGRIIWKASTPVTSMNTTVT, encoded by the coding sequence ATGGACAACACAACGTACAGCAACACGACTGATATTATGCCAGCACAGGCTCGAATGATGAAGTTACCGGACGTCTGGATAACCCAAGTTGTTGGTACCATCGAAGCCATCATGGCTATACTTGCCCTCGTTGGCAACGTGGTTTTCGTTGCGGTGATTCTGCTGAAGAAACAACTTCGTACATATGGTAACGTCTACTTGGCTAATCTCAGCGTTACTGATATAATTGCAGCAGTATTCATTTCTGCAATATCCAGCGACTCCTACTTTCGCCGTGGTTGGAGATTTTCAAGAACATTTTGCGTTCTCCATCAGAAACTGCATCCTGGCTTGTTAGCAATATCCTTAATGCTCAGTGCCGCTATTGCCCTGAACAGATACGTGTATGTTGTCCACAACGAGAAATATCGTCGGCTTACCAACAAAGTGTCGGTGGCAATATCTCTGGCGATATGTTGGATTTATCCTATAATATTAAATGCCGTGGGTAAGTCTTTATACCGACCTCCTATATTCAGATGCCAAGGAACAGGCACATCCTTAATAAAGTTGTATATCATATACTTTACCTATTACATTGCAAGTGCCGTTGTCGTAGTCAGCTATTTTCTGATATTCCTATTCATACGTAAAAGTCGACGACGAATCCAGGCTCACGGAACAAACCAGCAAGGAAACAACCAAAACAACGACAACTCCAAAAGTCCAAGCCCACAAGAAGTGCGCATGTTAAAGGTCCTACTCGCCGTGTTCTGTCTTTGCCTCCTCGGTTACTTGCCGTTCGTAATCgtactaaatgtatacaaggAATTGAAAATGAGAGCACCGCCCGATGTTTTACTGCTGTTGTACCCGTGCATGCACATCGGTGGCGTTATGAACCCGATCTTGTACGGTGTTAGCAACAAGAATGTTCGGAAAGCCTACATGGAGTTGGTAACAGGTCGAATAATCTGGAAGGCGTCAACACCAGTCACGTCCATGAACACCACCGTAACGTAG
- the LOC144433720 gene encoding melatonin receptor type 1A-like encodes MPAVWVTQVVGSIECVMTLLALVGNVIFFAVIMLKKQFRTYSNVYLANLSVTDIIAAVFVSSIVTDSYLYRSWRFTRSYCILHQKLHPGLLTVSLLLSAGIALNRYVYVVHNEKYRRLTNKVSVAISLAICWIYPLILNTVDDVSKSIYRPPIFRCQLVGTSILLYTTYFTNYIASGIVVICYFLIFLFIRRSRRRVQAHGTNQQGNNQNNDNSKSPSPQEVHTLKVLIAVFCLCVLGYMPFVVLMNVYSMFDMRPPANAQLMLYPCLHIGGVMNPILYGMSNKNIRKAYKELVTGRLFSKTSTQVVPINNA; translated from the coding sequence ATGCCGGCTGTCTGGGTAACCCAAGTAGTTGGTAGTATCGAATGTGTAATGACGTTGCTCGCCCTCGTTGGCAATGTGATTTTCTTTGCTGTCATAATGCTAAAGAAACAATTTCGTACATACAGCAACGTCTATTTGGCTAATCTCAGTGTGACTGACATCATTGCAGCAGTGTTCGTCTCTTCAATAGTAACTGACTCTTACCTCTACCGTAGTTGGAGATTTACAAGAAGTTACTGCATCCTCCACCAGAAACTGCACCCTGGCTTGTTGACAGTATCTTTATTACTCAGTGCAGGTATTGCTCTGAACAGATACGTGTATGTTGTCCACAACGAGAAATATCGTCGGCTTACCAACAAAGTGTCCGTTGCAATATCTCTGGCGATATGTTGGATTTATCCATTAATCTTAAATACAGTGGATGACGTGAGTAAGTCTATATACCGGCCTCCTATTTTCAGATGCCAACTAGTCGGTACATCCATACTGCTGTATACCACATACTTTACCAATTACATTGCAAGTGGCATTGTCGTCATATGCTATTTTCTGATATTCTTGTTCATACGCAGAAGCCGACGACGAGTTCAGGCTCACGGTACCAACCAGCAAGGCAACAACCAAAACAACGACAACTCCAAAAGTCCAAGCCCACAAGAAGTGCACACGTTAAAGGTCCTAATCGCCGTTTTCTGTCTTTGCGTCCTCGGCTACATGCCGTTTGTAGTCTTAATGAATGTCTACAGTATGTTCGACATGAGACCACCGGCCAATGCCCAATTAATGCTGTATCCGTGCTTACACATTGGCGGCGTCATGAATCCAATCCTGTATGGCATGAGCAACAAGAACATTCGGAAAGCCTACAAGGAGTTGGTAACAGGTCGGTTGTTCAGCAAAACGTCAACACAAGTCGTGCCCATTAACAATGCGTAG